The following are encoded together in the Lathyrus oleraceus cultivar Zhongwan6 chromosome 3, CAAS_Psat_ZW6_1.0, whole genome shotgun sequence genome:
- the LOC127130213 gene encoding uncharacterized protein LOC127130213, with protein MSRWVKRVSPLTRNKRGLLTNRLAKYVQFCIHVTCCLISQRARQHVRRRHESGSQQPPVYVVLDAAMVPLGEDMGTRPDAIAAHFSPETTMGALSIVNDELEFSTEHSEIFSWYMRIRVPFHVN; from the exons ATGAGCAGATGGGTGAAGAGGGTTTCGCCGTTGACGAGGAACAAGAGAGGGTTATTAACAAACAGGCTCGCCAAGTATGTTCAG TTTTGTATCCATGTCACGTGCTGCTTGATTTCCCAAAGAGCTCGACAGCATGTGCGGAGGAGGCACGAGTCTGGCAGTCAACAACCACCAGTGTATGTGGTGTTGGATGCTGCAATGGTTCCACTTGGGGAAGATATGGGAACACGTCCAGATGCAATAGCAG CACATTTCTCACCAGAAACAACAATGGGCGCACTCTCTATAGTTAATGATGAATTGGAATTTTCTACAGAGCATTCTGAAATCTTTTCCTGGTATATGAGAATTCGAGTCCCTTTCCATGTGAATTAA